Proteins co-encoded in one Desulfitobacterium hafniense DCB-2 genomic window:
- a CDS encoding 4Fe-4S dicluster domain-containing protein, with the protein MKVFVFDAAKCNGCYGCQVACKDEHVDNDWSPYAKPQPDTGHFWMKVNQKTHGQVPKVKVEYFAKPCMHCDDASCIKVAKNNAVYKRPDGLVIIDPEKAKGQRAIAEVCPYEAVYWNDTLDIPQKCTGCAQLIVEGKEPRCVDACATGALMFGDESEFVNILTKAEVMNPEYGMKPRVYYLNLPKLFVAGEIYDPNIDECLSGVEVTLTNIDTGKVLKETTDNFGDYWFKKLEAGKYSLTAKKEGYQVYVLNGFWVEDSLKVEDIALQKQV; encoded by the coding sequence ATGAAAGTATTTGTATTTGATGCTGCAAAATGCAATGGATGCTACGGCTGCCAGGTAGCCTGTAAGGATGAGCATGTTGATAATGACTGGTCTCCCTATGCCAAGCCCCAGCCTGATACCGGGCATTTTTGGATGAAAGTCAATCAAAAGACTCATGGTCAGGTACCCAAAGTAAAGGTCGAATATTTTGCTAAACCCTGCATGCACTGTGATGATGCCTCCTGTATCAAAGTTGCGAAAAACAATGCTGTCTATAAACGTCCTGATGGACTGGTTATTATTGACCCGGAAAAAGCAAAAGGCCAGAGAGCAATTGCTGAAGTTTGCCCATATGAGGCGGTATACTGGAATGACACCCTCGACATTCCTCAAAAATGCACAGGGTGCGCCCAACTTATCGTCGAAGGGAAAGAGCCCCGTTGTGTTGATGCCTGCGCAACCGGAGCTTTGATGTTCGGGGATGAGAGCGAATTTGTGAATATCTTAACCAAGGCAGAGGTGATGAATCCTGAGTATGGTATGAAACCCCGTGTATACTATTTGAACCTGCCCAAGTTATTTGTTGCGGGTGAAATCTACGATCCGAATATTGATGAGTGTTTAAGCGGAGTAGAAGTGACTTTGACAAATATTGATACGGGTAAGGTCCTCAAAGAAACAACGGATAACTTCGGCGACTATTGGTTTAAAAAATTGGAGGCAGGCAAATATTCTTTAACGGCTAAAAAGGAAGGCTATCAAGTCTATGTGTTAAATGGCTTTTGGGTAGAAGATAGCTTGAAAGTGGAGGATATTGCCCTTCAAAAACAGGTGTAA
- a CDS encoding SpoVA/SpoVAEb family sporulation membrane protein: protein MYIAAFLLGGILSALFQIFMIFTKLDPPRILILGLGLGALLTPYGMMTALSEWGGAGLLVMVMGAGNAITGATLELMNGNQEPIVLILGLLVILTLMGIAAGSLRLAVIKSRRKQDFADGMTS from the coding sequence ATGTATATTGCCGCGTTTTTATTGGGTGGAATTTTGTCGGCACTATTTCAAATTTTTATGATATTTACTAAATTGGATCCACCACGCATTCTTATTTTAGGTCTAGGTTTAGGTGCGCTGCTTACGCCTTATGGCATGATGACAGCTCTCAGTGAGTGGGGCGGTGCAGGTCTATTGGTGATGGTTATGGGAGCGGGCAATGCAATTACCGGAGCCACATTAGAACTTATGAACGGCAATCAGGAACCGATTGTTCTCATACTTGGTCTCTTAGTTATTTTAACTCTCATGGGTATAGCGGCAGGGTCTTTACGTTTAGCTGTCATAAAAAGCCGCCGGAAACAGGATTTTGCGGACGGGATGACATCGTAG
- a CDS encoding SpoVA/SpoVAEb family sporulation membrane protein: MFKQIVSAFIVGGIFAVVGQSLISVISSLLGGFSMMVVLVTLLVLGMMGGVLFISGIYQKIEKIGAFGAILPLCGLVAAIGGIYSGAKINTGSTRDAVKEALLFVLYILGIGTILAVLVGVIAFYTI, translated from the coding sequence ATGTTTAAACAAATTGTGTCAGCATTTATTGTTGGGGGTATTTTTGCCGTGGTGGGACAAAGCCTGATTTCCGTAATCTCTTCCTTGCTGGGAGGTTTCTCAATGATGGTTGTTCTCGTGACCTTGTTAGTATTGGGTATGATGGGAGGAGTCCTGTTTATCAGCGGAATCTACCAGAAAATTGAGAAGATAGGGGCCTTTGGAGCGATTCTTCCTCTTTGCGGCTTGGTTGCTGCTATAGGGGGAATTTATTCGGGAGCTAAAATTAATACCGGATCGACTCGCGATGCTGTAAAAGAGGCACTTTTATTTGTTCTGTATATATTAGGGATTGGGACAATTTTAGCGGTTCTTGTCGGCGTTATCGCCTTCTACACTATTTAG
- a CDS encoding sigma-54-dependent Fis family transcriptional regulator: protein MVYFIQNPSLLLSCDNFLKQENKLSTNLWDEVKDSKRKFIEENVDPRLDPIIPREVAESWIVAKNQHLDPYVKSFEVLLEANKFEKVIAKKADLVETASNYIHNFHEILNYSNFIMVLTDENGVVLLIEGSKKEIEAFNKLNIRLSSLLNEKIIGTSAHTLCIRHRKPIQFIGPYNYSMILQDNISSATPIFNDHGSVIGTLVVVQMLARKDMQNIQAHSLGWVMAMGYAIENLLELKKQNNSMTLMNGTLEATLSLIDDGVITVNENCYISHINKEGINILASNPQEKIIGRHLSEFVKDDQLIIINESIHKGRFVQEYETIFMNRGRDTQYLLNIRPIADGQGKYNSGAVIRLSRSDKVNRMVANRGGTPASFKFEDIKGKSTSLAKSIQIAQNVARTGYNVLLIGESGTGKELFAQSIHNSYKADGPFVAVNCASLPRNLIESELFGYEGGTFTGADRNGRPGKIELANGGTLFLDEIGDMPLEIQPVLLRVLEEKRVTRLGGSRGIPVDFRVIAATNKNLSLMVKEKTFREDLYFRLSIFKITIPPLRERDHDVILLAEYFIEDISKKLMSEVPKLSPASYQKIKEYSWPGNIRQLQNAMVYGVNMSTNGVIELSNLPDEMTSNDYFRTKVNTRKLTLAEIEKEVIFEALSQTGNDASEASRILGIGRTTIYRKLKEYGIDIK, encoded by the coding sequence GTGGTGTACTTTATCCAAAATCCGAGCCTTCTATTAAGTTGTGATAATTTTCTTAAACAAGAAAACAAGCTAAGCACTAACCTATGGGACGAAGTAAAAGATTCTAAAAGAAAATTCATTGAGGAAAACGTTGACCCCCGCTTAGACCCAATCATTCCCAGGGAAGTAGCGGAATCATGGATCGTGGCCAAGAACCAACACCTTGATCCCTACGTAAAAAGTTTTGAGGTACTTTTAGAGGCAAATAAATTCGAAAAAGTTATAGCAAAAAAAGCGGATCTAGTAGAGACAGCATCTAATTACATACACAATTTTCATGAAATTCTAAATTACTCAAATTTTATAATGGTTTTAACGGACGAGAATGGCGTAGTACTTCTTATAGAAGGCTCTAAAAAGGAGATCGAAGCTTTTAATAAGTTAAATATAAGACTTTCTTCTTTATTAAATGAAAAAATAATCGGCACCTCAGCTCATACCCTATGCATACGTCATCGTAAACCGATCCAATTTATTGGTCCATATAATTATAGTATGATTTTACAAGATAATATCAGTTCGGCGACTCCTATATTCAACGATCATGGAAGCGTAATCGGTACATTAGTCGTTGTCCAAATGCTGGCCAGAAAAGATATGCAAAATATTCAAGCTCATTCACTTGGATGGGTTATGGCTATGGGGTATGCGATTGAAAATTTACTGGAACTTAAAAAACAAAATAATTCTATGACGCTAATGAATGGAACATTGGAAGCGACATTATCACTTATTGATGACGGAGTCATAACAGTCAATGAAAATTGCTATATTTCTCATATCAATAAAGAAGGGATTAATATTCTTGCTTCTAATCCTCAAGAGAAAATTATAGGCAGGCATCTTTCCGAATTTGTGAAGGATGATCAACTTATCATAATTAATGAATCCATTCATAAGGGGAGATTCGTCCAGGAATATGAGACGATATTTATGAACCGGGGACGTGACACTCAATATTTACTGAATATTCGGCCGATTGCGGATGGTCAAGGAAAATATAACAGTGGTGCAGTAATTCGCTTATCGCGTTCAGATAAAGTCAATCGTATGGTTGCGAACCGTGGCGGAACTCCTGCGAGCTTTAAATTCGAAGATATTAAGGGGAAAAGCACATCCTTAGCAAAGTCTATTCAAATTGCCCAGAATGTCGCGAGAACAGGCTATAATGTATTGCTTATTGGGGAAAGTGGCACAGGAAAAGAACTTTTCGCCCAGTCAATACATAATTCGTATAAGGCAGACGGTCCTTTCGTTGCAGTGAATTGTGCCTCATTACCACGAAATCTAATTGAAAGCGAATTGTTTGGTTATGAAGGAGGAACCTTTACAGGTGCAGATCGTAATGGACGTCCCGGCAAAATTGAATTGGCTAACGGGGGGACCTTGTTTTTAGATGAAATTGGAGATATGCCACTGGAAATCCAGCCCGTACTATTGCGTGTTCTTGAAGAAAAAAGAGTGACAAGGCTTGGGGGAAGCAGAGGTATTCCGGTAGATTTCCGTGTGATCGCTGCAACCAATAAGAATCTTTCTCTAATGGTGAAAGAAAAAACCTTCCGCGAAGATTTGTATTTTCGGTTATCCATCTTTAAAATCACTATCCCTCCCCTTCGCGAAAGAGATCATGATGTAATCCTTTTAGCGGAATATTTCATTGAGGACATCTCGAAAAAATTGATGAGTGAGGTGCCCAAACTCAGTCCGGCTTCTTACCAAAAGATTAAGGAATACAGCTGGCCAGGAAATATAAGACAACTTCAAAATGCCATGGTCTATGGTGTGAATATGTCGACAAATGGAGTTATAGAACTCAGCAATTTGCCGGACGAAATGACGAGTAATGATTATTTTAGGACCAAGGTTAACACCAGGAAGCTAACCTTAGCAGAAATTGAGAAAGAAGTAATTTTTGAGGCTCTGTCACAAACAGGAAATGATGCAAGCGAAGCTTCAAGAATCTTAGGGATTGGGAGGACGACTATTTACCGTAAACTTAAAGAGTATGGGATTGATATTAAATAA
- a CDS encoding molybdopterin-dependent oxidoreductase has product MEKGQIQTHIKGLGWCGFGIGSNSAEVDVKDGKILRIRPLHFDKEYKPEEMKPWKIKARGKVFEPTMKSLIPPFSMAYKKRVYSPNRIPYPLKRVDWDPEGERNPQNRGKSKFVRISWDEAAELIAKELKRVQSTYGPCSVLAQADGHGETKAIHGPHGCQTGLLELLGGYTVQARNPDSWEGWYWGAKHVWGQDPVGQGTQTNLWKDVADNSEILLFWGCDPETTTWGWSGQQASRLCYWFTEIGIKSIYVCPDVNYGAAVHADKWIPVRPNTDAALQLAIAYTWITENTYDKGFIETHTHGFNQFADYVLGKEDGLPKTPGWAAEICGVPSRTIKALAREWAARATTIVHCNGGSYVRAAYSSEPGRLEVCLLAMQGLGKPGRNQLKMIEWGLFNMFDQIPHPRPEILPNVEGAYHGWYFTIPKQFIPKTLVPEAILRDEPITWYGTTIAGFPREDQFIQYKYPADDGGSEIHMIWSDTPCWTTCWSGGNNMIKALRSPKIEFVVIQHPWLENDCLFADIILPINTKLEEQDISVDVFSGQFNHIFHEGQCIEPLYESKSDYEAVCEVAKKLGLYEEYTKGKSIEDWIKAGFETSGVAHKISYEEFREKDYYMIPTAEGWEEDQAGFSPFYNEPEVNPLQTPTGKIEFYATGLEEFFPDDKERQPIPKWIPFGESHQESLLHPRSEKYPFLIVSNHPRWRVHANLDDVTWFREIETCKVKGADGYMYEPVWINPVDAEELGIHKGDIVKLFNERGYVLGGAYITERIMPGVVYQDHGARIDMIVPGESDRSGANNLICPTMTTSKNCAGEVTSGYLVGVAKVDINELKAQYPEAFAKKYDPNAGLVVDSWIIGG; this is encoded by the coding sequence ATGGAAAAAGGTCAAATTCAAACCCATATTAAGGGGCTCGGTTGGTGCGGCTTCGGTATTGGATCCAATTCAGCAGAGGTTGATGTTAAGGATGGCAAGATTTTACGTATTCGTCCACTTCACTTTGACAAAGAGTACAAACCTGAAGAAATGAAACCATGGAAGATCAAAGCGCGGGGCAAGGTTTTTGAACCGACGATGAAATCCTTAATACCACCCTTCAGTATGGCTTATAAAAAACGTGTTTATTCACCAAACCGAATTCCTTACCCACTAAAACGGGTAGACTGGGATCCTGAAGGGGAGCGTAATCCTCAAAACAGAGGCAAAAGTAAGTTTGTGAGGATTTCCTGGGATGAAGCAGCAGAGTTAATCGCCAAAGAGCTTAAGAGAGTTCAAAGTACCTATGGTCCATGTTCCGTTTTGGCCCAAGCTGACGGACACGGTGAGACGAAGGCAATTCATGGTCCCCACGGATGTCAAACCGGATTACTTGAGCTGTTGGGCGGTTACACTGTTCAGGCACGGAACCCGGACAGTTGGGAAGGCTGGTATTGGGGAGCAAAGCATGTATGGGGACAAGACCCAGTGGGCCAAGGTACACAAACAAATCTATGGAAAGATGTTGCTGATAACTCGGAAATTTTGCTTTTCTGGGGTTGTGACCCAGAAACCACGACTTGGGGATGGTCAGGTCAACAGGCCAGTAGATTATGTTATTGGTTCACGGAAATCGGTATTAAATCGATTTATGTTTGCCCCGATGTAAATTATGGAGCTGCAGTTCACGCCGACAAATGGATACCTGTAAGACCCAATACGGATGCTGCATTGCAACTGGCAATTGCCTACACCTGGATTACAGAAAATACCTACGATAAAGGTTTTATTGAAACCCATACCCATGGATTTAATCAATTTGCGGATTATGTGTTAGGTAAAGAAGACGGACTTCCTAAGACCCCAGGTTGGGCAGCAGAGATCTGCGGTGTTCCATCCAGAACGATCAAAGCTTTAGCGAGAGAATGGGCCGCCCGAGCTACAACGATTGTACACTGTAATGGAGGTTCCTATGTCAGAGCAGCCTATTCCTCGGAGCCTGGTCGTTTAGAAGTCTGTTTGCTCGCCATGCAGGGATTAGGAAAGCCGGGCAGAAACCAATTGAAAATGATCGAGTGGGGCCTCTTCAATATGTTTGACCAAATTCCCCATCCGAGACCTGAAATTCTTCCCAATGTTGAAGGCGCTTATCATGGTTGGTATTTTACGATTCCAAAACAGTTTATTCCTAAAACTCTGGTTCCGGAAGCCATATTGAGAGATGAGCCTATCACTTGGTACGGCACAACAATAGCCGGATTCCCCCGCGAAGATCAATTCATCCAGTATAAATACCCGGCTGATGATGGTGGTTCGGAAATTCACATGATATGGAGTGACACACCTTGCTGGACAACATGTTGGTCCGGTGGAAACAACATGATCAAGGCCTTGCGTTCTCCCAAGATTGAATTCGTTGTAATTCAGCATCCTTGGCTGGAAAATGACTGTTTATTTGCAGACATTATTCTGCCAATCAACACAAAACTTGAGGAGCAAGACATCTCTGTGGATGTCTTTAGCGGCCAGTTTAATCATATTTTCCATGAAGGTCAATGCATCGAACCACTTTATGAATCCAAGAGCGATTATGAAGCGGTATGTGAAGTTGCGAAAAAGCTGGGTCTCTATGAAGAGTATACTAAAGGGAAATCTATTGAAGATTGGATTAAAGCAGGTTTTGAAACATCAGGGGTAGCTCACAAGATTTCTTATGAAGAGTTTCGTGAAAAAGATTACTACATGATTCCTACCGCAGAGGGTTGGGAAGAGGACCAGGCTGGTTTCAGCCCCTTCTATAATGAACCCGAAGTCAATCCGCTGCAAACTCCTACAGGAAAGATCGAGTTTTACGCTACAGGACTTGAGGAATTCTTCCCGGATGATAAAGAACGGCAACCCATTCCCAAGTGGATTCCCTTTGGGGAAAGCCATCAAGAAAGTCTGCTTCACCCGAGATCGGAAAAATATCCATTCCTAATCGTTTCGAATCACCCCCGTTGGCGCGTCCATGCGAACTTAGATGATGTAACCTGGTTCAGAGAAATCGAAACCTGTAAAGTTAAAGGAGCCGACGGTTATATGTATGAACCGGTTTGGATTAACCCAGTCGATGCGGAGGAATTGGGGATCCATAAGGGCGATATTGTCAAGCTATTTAACGAGAGAGGATATGTACTCGGCGGGGCTTATATTACAGAACGCATTATGCCCGGCGTGGTCTACCAAGACCATGGTGCAAGAATAGATATGATTGTTCCGGGTGAAAGCGACCGATCCGGTGCGAATAATTTAATCTGCCCGACGATGACCACTTCTAAAAACTGTGCAGGTGAGGTTACGAGCGGCTATTTGGTGGGAGTCGCCAAGGTCGACATTAATGAGTTAAAGGCGCAATATCCTGAAGCATTTGCCAAGAAATACGATCCGAATGCTGGTTTGGTTGTTGATTCTTGGATCATTGGGGGGTAA